The nucleotide window CCCGCACAAACTGCGTGCGGAGAGGGGAGAACAACACCGGCGTCCTCGCTGCCGTGGGCCCTCACCCGGCCGCGCTGACACGCGTGCCACCCTCTCCCACAAACAGCGCCACAAACAGCGTGGGAGAGGGGGTACACTTCAGGGGGAGGAGCGCATCCAAGTCTTTGACGCGCAACAGCCTGTCATCCTGAGTCTGTCACCGTCCTGCGGCCGACCCTGAGGAATGAAAAGAGGTTCGCGGGCGCCGTTTGGAATTTGGACGAATTGGACTTTTTCTATTCAGCCCCAGGTGCACCGTACCTGCCCGCAAACCGAGGCTCGCGGGGCGAAGGATCTAACCGCGGATGCCTTTCCGCCGGGCGCGGTAGCGGTCACCAATGCCTCGGCCTCGGTGCCGTCGCCTGGGAAACACAAAGAAGCCGTCCATGGACGAACCGTTGACCGCATCGCATTCAGATATCGCGAATCAGAGGTCACCCGCGAAACCAATCGTCGATCACCTCGCGCCCTATCTGATCGAAGTCGTCAGGGACGCGAATCCGCCCCTCGAGAAACCCAAGACGACGCTGGCCGGTGCGGCTGGGTGACTCAATCGCCGTAACCTTCACCATCGGCGTACCCGCCACGGCAATAACGAACGCCTCTCCGCGCGCTGCTTCTTCTACGAGGCGGTCGAGGTGGGTTTTCGCTTCGCTAATATCTACGATCCTCATCGCTACCTCCCATTGATTATCAGGCAGCAGCTCGGGGGATTTCGGCAAAAACGTATCAGACCGGCTGTCGCGCATGCCGCGGGAGGCCCCTCCCCCGACCCCTCCCCGCACAAACTACGTGCGGAGAGGGGAGACTTCGAATGCGCATGCGCTGGCCACGCGCACCCAGCCATCGGGTGCAGTCCGCGAAGGCGGACTTTGGGCCTTTGTTGCCGCGGATTCATCCGCCCCAGCAGAGCCGAGGCCTGGGCTTTGGTGACCGCTGCCGCGCCCCAGTCTCGAAGTATCCTCGGCTAGATCCGACGGCGCGCAGAGGGTGGAGTGCGGGCCGGTTTGGTGCGCTTGCGCCTCTGGATGACAGGGGCTCGGTGCTAAGGCGACCTTCCTCGCCGCGGCGCGCCTCGCCCACCGCCGTTCATCCCCCCGCCAGCTGCTTGCGGAGGTCCGCCATCACGTTCGCACGGAACGACTTGCTTTCCTCCGGCGAGAGCGAGGTGGTGGCGCCCGGCGTCTTCTGGTCCAGCAGCTCGGCAGGGATCTCGGCCAGGAAGCGCGACGGCTTGCGGACGATCAGGTCGCCACGCTGTCGGCGGGTGGCGCAGCCGGACAGCGTAAGCCGGTGCCGTGCCCGCGTGATTCCCACGTAGAACAGGCGGCGCTCCTCCGCAATGGGGTCGCCGCCCCCGTTCGCCTCCCAGGTCTGCCAGTTCTCCTCCGCGTCGGCTTCCGCCGCCGCCGAGCTCTTCACGCTGCGCGAGTGCGGCAGGATTTCCTCCTCCAGACCCACGATGAAGACGTGGGTGAACTCCAGCCCCTTGGCGCTGTGCATGGTCAGCAGCGTCACCTGGTCGGGAGCCTCGTCCTCCTTGTCCTTGCGGTCGTCCTCGTCCGTCAGCGACACGCGCTCCAAAAAGGCGCGCATCGCCGGCGGGTTCCAGTCGTCCTCGTCGTCCGGGGGAGGGCGGTCGGCCCAGGTGCGCTCCTCGAACCGCTGGATCGATCCCACGAACTCGCGGAGGATGTCCACCCGCACCGCAGCCGCGCGCTCGCTCTTGGAATTGTCCGCGCGTACCGCCTCTTCCAGCCGCAGGCGCTTCACCATCTCCTGCGTAAAGCCGAACAGCGACCGCTGCGTCGTAAGCCCGTGGTCGATGGCGGCTTGCGTGGACTGGAACTCCATCCGCAGCTCCTCCATCATCTCCACGAACGACCGCACCGCCTCTGTCGTGCCGCGGTTGATCCCGTCGACCTCGCCCACCCGCTTGAGCGTTTCGTACAGCGGCTCGTGCGCGGCGCGCGAAGCGTCGACCAGCTTCATGATGGTCGTGCGCCCGATGCCGCGGCCGGGGTAGTTGATGATGCGGCGGAGCGAAACCTCGTCGCGCGGGTTGAGGATCACGCGAAGGTAGGCCACCAGGTCCGCCACCTCCTTGCGGTCGAAGAACGACTGCCCGCCGACCACGCGGTAGGGGATGTTGGCCGCCCGCAGCGCTTCTTCGAAGGGCTTGCTCTGCAGGTTCGTGCGATAGAGCACCGCGAAGTCGGCCCACTTCAGCTTTTCGGCGAAGCGGCGCACGCCGATCTCGCGGGCCACCATCTCCGATTCCAGTTCCTCCGACGTCTTTCCGCTCGTCTCGTTGAACGACCAGTAGTCGATCTTGGGGCCGGGGCCGTTCCCCGTGCGCAGCCGCTTGGGGCGGCGCGACGAGTTGTTGGCGATCACCCCGTTGGCCGCGTCGAGGATGCGCTGCGTGGAGCGGTAGTTCTCTTCCAGCAGCACCACCTGCGCGCCGGGAAAGTGGTTCTCGAAGTCCAGGATGTTCCGCACGTCGGCGCCGCGCCAGGCGTAGATGGACTGGTCGTCGTCGCCCACCACGCACAGGTTCTTCAGCGGACCGGCCATCATGCGGGCCACCTCGAACTGGGCGCCGTTGGTGTCCTGGTACTCGTCGATCATCACGTACCGCCAGCGCTTCCACAGCCGCTCGCGAACGTCGGGATGGTCGCGCAGCAGCTGCACGGGAAGCACCAGCAGGTCGTCGAAATCGCACGCTCCCGCGGCGCGCAGGGTGGCCTCGTACCGCGGGTAGATGTCGGCCGCGAGGACGGCGTAGTCGTCGTTGCGGTCGTTCTTCATCCGCCCCTCCGCCACCTCGCGCGCGGCCTCGGGCGGGGTGACCAGGCGGTTCTTCCAGTCGGAGATGGCGAAGAGCACGCGCTTGGGATCGAACGAATCCTCCCCGACGGTGGCGCTGATGTGCACCTCCTCGGCCATGATGCGCTTGACGGCCTGCGCCTGGTCTCCCGTGGGATAGATGGAGAAATCCTTGGGCAGGCCGATGCGGTCGCCGTAGTCGCGCAGCAGCCGCGCGCCCAGGGAGTGGAAGGTGGAGAGGAGGACGCCCCTGGCCTCCTTCCCCACCATCCGGGCGACACGCTCGCGCATCTCCGTGGCGGCCTTGTTGGTGAAGGTGACGGCCAGGATCTGCTTGGGATTGATGCCCCGGTCGCGGATCATGTAGGCGATCCGGTGCACGAGCATGCTGGTTTTGCCCGAGCCCGCGCCGGCCAGGACCAGGACGGGCCCCTCGGTGGCGAGCGCGGCGTGGCGCTGCTCGGGATTGAGCCCGCGGAGGTACTCGGGAATCGGTTGCAAGGCTTGCTCGGCGAACCTGCTGAGAACGCTGTGGTGGAGGGCG belongs to Longimicrobium sp. and includes:
- a CDS encoding ATP-dependent helicase → MQPIPEYLRGLNPEQRHAALATEGPVLVLAGAGSGKTSMLVHRIAYMIRDRGINPKQILAVTFTNKAATEMRERVARMVGKEARGVLLSTFHSLGARLLRDYGDRIGLPKDFSIYPTGDQAQAVKRIMAEEVHISATVGEDSFDPKRVLFAISDWKNRLVTPPEAAREVAEGRMKNDRNDDYAVLAADIYPRYEATLRAAGACDFDDLLVLPVQLLRDHPDVRERLWKRWRYVMIDEYQDTNGAQFEVARMMAGPLKNLCVVGDDDQSIYAWRGADVRNILDFENHFPGAQVVLLEENYRSTQRILDAANGVIANNSSRRPKRLRTGNGPGPKIDYWSFNETSGKTSEELESEMVAREIGVRRFAEKLKWADFAVLYRTNLQSKPFEEALRAANIPYRVVGGQSFFDRKEVADLVAYLRVILNPRDEVSLRRIINYPGRGIGRTTIMKLVDASRAAHEPLYETLKRVGEVDGINRGTTEAVRSFVEMMEELRMEFQSTQAAIDHGLTTQRSLFGFTQEMVKRLRLEEAVRADNSKSERAAAVRVDILREFVGSIQRFEERTWADRPPPDDEDDWNPPAMRAFLERVSLTDEDDRKDKEDEAPDQVTLLTMHSAKGLEFTHVFIVGLEEEILPHSRSVKSSAAAEADAEENWQTWEANGGGDPIAEERRLFYVGITRARHRLTLSGCATRRQRGDLIVRKPSRFLAEIPAELLDQKTPGATTSLSPEESKSFRANVMADLRKQLAGG